In a single window of the Serratia quinivorans genome:
- the dnaB_3 gene encoding Replicative DNA helicase has protein sequence MNQTTTNIPYSSDAEQAVLGGLMLDNERWDDVLPLVGERDFHLAVHRRIFQAMARLMAVQQPIDLITLHESLEQNGALEQVGGFAYLAELSKNTPSAANIVAYAEIVAERSRLRSLLQLGRELSADAANPRAESAALTERAEQQLFQISEQTQSQQNVSLTDGLNDVVTYLETVNGGNGITGTPTGFSQLDDMTCGLQPGDLVLLAARPSMGKTAFALGAYTGALRGTEKPAFFFSLEMPREQLLQRLIAVDGRVELSRLRSGQLDDEDWARISKALERLLPLENRLIIDDESYLTPALLRSRARRYTRLYGKPGLIMVDYLQLMRCPGQENRTQEIAEISRSLKALAKELDCPVVALSQLNRQLESRADKRPFNGDLRDSGALEQDADVIAFIYRDEVYYADSDDAGTAEIIIGKQRQGATGTVRVKFEGQFTAFSDLHDGQYGQYSGRA, from the coding sequence ATGAACCAGACAACAACCAATATTCCTTATTCCTCCGATGCTGAGCAGGCCGTTCTCGGCGGCTTGATGCTGGATAACGAGCGGTGGGATGACGTTCTCCCATTGGTTGGCGAGCGTGATTTTCATCTGGCGGTTCATCGCCGAATTTTCCAGGCCATGGCTCGCCTGATGGCTGTTCAACAGCCGATTGATCTGATTACGCTTCATGAATCACTGGAGCAAAATGGTGCGCTTGAACAGGTGGGTGGTTTTGCTTATCTGGCGGAATTATCTAAAAACACGCCGAGTGCAGCCAATATTGTCGCCTATGCCGAGATTGTGGCTGAACGCAGTCGTCTGCGCAGCCTGTTGCAACTCGGGCGTGAATTGAGCGCTGATGCCGCCAATCCCCGCGCAGAGTCTGCGGCCCTGACCGAGCGGGCTGAGCAGCAATTGTTTCAGATCTCTGAGCAAACCCAGTCACAGCAGAATGTCAGCCTGACGGATGGGTTGAATGATGTTGTGACCTATCTGGAGACGGTGAATGGCGGCAATGGTATCACCGGCACCCCGACCGGTTTCTCACAGCTTGATGATATGACGTGTGGTTTGCAGCCCGGAGATTTGGTTTTGCTTGCGGCACGGCCTTCGATGGGGAAAACCGCCTTTGCGTTGGGCGCCTACACTGGCGCGCTTCGTGGCACGGAGAAACCTGCATTCTTCTTCAGTCTGGAAATGCCGCGTGAGCAACTGCTTCAACGTCTCATTGCTGTAGACGGAAGGGTTGAACTTTCACGTCTGCGCAGTGGCCAGTTGGATGATGAAGATTGGGCGCGTATTTCCAAAGCGCTGGAACGGTTATTGCCATTGGAAAACCGCCTGATTATTGACGATGAATCATATTTGACCCCCGCACTGCTGCGTTCCAGGGCTCGCCGCTACACTCGCTTGTACGGTAAGCCGGGTTTAATCATGGTCGATTACCTGCAGTTGATGCGTTGCCCAGGGCAGGAGAACCGCACCCAGGAAATTGCGGAAATTTCCCGTAGCCTGAAAGCGTTGGCCAAAGAACTCGACTGTCCCGTCGTCGCGCTGTCTCAGCTGAACCGTCAGTTGGAGAGCCGTGCGGATAAGCGTCCGTTCAATGGCGATCTGCGCGATTCCGGTGCGTTGGAGCAGGATGCGGATGTGATCGCGTTCATCTACCGTGATGAAGTTTATTACGCTGATTCTGATGATGCCGGCACGGCAGAAATTATTATTGGTAAGCAGCGGCAGGGGGCAACGGGTACCGTTCGAGTCAAGTTTGAAGGGCAATTCACCGCGTTCAGCGACCTCCACGACGGTCAGTATGGCCAATACTCGGGGAGGGCGTAA
- a CDS encoding integrating conjugative element, PFGI_1 class, ParB family protein gives MARAKTKLLDLNTALLQQGKTAVGTQASTSTMSALPVSEMPLVLTLDQLSVSPYNPRISRNPEYDEIKAGIRVRGLRTVPLVTLDPEQPELGYFFSDGGNTRYSILQELWQETGDERFYRISCVFKPWPGRLSCLLGHLAENEQRGDLAFIEKALGIRDARALYEETLGKAVSLRELSSLMGADGYPVHFSSISRMEDTVKYLYPFMPTLLKSGLGAPQIRHLLALRAEAEKTWQEHSVTVEVLEPFDSVFGKVCNQFDDAEIYSLDMFRDELIGALINALPHPLLNYDRWLLELDPKEQNRRKHLGEPAPALAPELSGKGNTVELVPALQQEDTSGQTEPDVRGGGASLVLDSALHESTGAADEESQDSQEGETPTPQTEPRIETQPDLYGASSVLSGDIETVLDGENDTVNEYPLPGTHESTAPHSNTETQPKQGVTPAAEVPFAEVGLEPVSSIWAIPALQDDIEHLQVITFRLAFELAEVAGCEAEIKADKAALQSAGYALAAERPSRFTALLLTLAGNNPDGAGTSSLNEALIGSENPADWPLLDDIHAVKLMRLIRVLRRLRELQRDLPVTGEAV, from the coding sequence ATGGCGCGTGCTAAAACCAAGCTCCTTGATCTGAACACTGCTTTGCTCCAGCAGGGAAAAACCGCTGTCGGCACTCAAGCATCAACCTCGACAATGTCTGCACTGCCAGTAAGTGAGATGCCGTTGGTGCTGACTCTCGACCAGTTGAGCGTATCGCCGTATAACCCGCGAATTTCCCGGAACCCTGAATATGATGAAATCAAGGCGGGGATTCGTGTTCGTGGCCTGAGAACAGTGCCATTAGTTACTCTTGACCCTGAACAACCTGAATTGGGTTATTTCTTTAGCGATGGTGGCAACACTCGCTATTCAATCCTGCAGGAATTGTGGCAAGAAACAGGGGATGAGCGGTTTTACCGTATTTCTTGTGTTTTCAAGCCGTGGCCAGGCCGTTTGTCTTGTCTTCTTGGCCATCTGGCCGAGAATGAACAGCGCGGTGATCTGGCATTTATCGAAAAAGCGCTGGGGATCCGGGATGCCCGTGCACTGTATGAAGAAACATTAGGTAAAGCTGTTTCTCTACGTGAGCTCTCAAGTCTGATGGGGGCTGATGGATATCCGGTACATTTCTCCAGTATCAGTCGTATGGAAGATACGGTGAAATACCTGTACCCATTCATGCCAACTCTTCTTAAATCGGGGTTGGGGGCACCCCAGATTCGTCATTTGCTTGCACTACGAGCTGAAGCTGAGAAAACCTGGCAGGAACATAGTGTTACTGTCGAAGTTCTAGAACCGTTTGATAGTGTCTTTGGCAAAGTCTGCAACCAATTTGATGACGCCGAAATCTACTCGCTGGATATGTTTCGCGATGAGTTGATCGGTGCCCTTATCAACGCATTGCCACACCCGTTGCTCAATTATGACCGCTGGTTACTGGAGCTCGATCCCAAAGAGCAAAACCGGCGTAAGCATCTCGGTGAGCCTGCGCCGGCATTAGCGCCTGAGCTGTCAGGTAAGGGAAATACTGTCGAACTGGTGCCAGCACTGCAACAGGAAGATACCAGTGGTCAAACGGAACCTGACGTGCGGGGAGGTGGGGCTTCTTTGGTGCTGGACAGTGCGCTGCATGAGTCGACAGGTGCTGCTGATGAGGAATCACAGGACTCTCAGGAAGGGGAAACGCCTACCCCTCAAACTGAACCACGTATTGAAACTCAACCTGATTTATACGGTGCTTCTTCGGTGTTATCAGGTGACATTGAGACGGTTTTAGACGGTGAAAATGATACCGTCAATGAATATCCCCTGCCTGGTACTCATGAATCGACTGCCCCTCATAGCAATACTGAGACACAGCCAAAGCAAGGTGTAACCCCTGCTGCAGAGGTGCCGTTTGCCGAGGTAGGACTTGAGCCGGTCTCCTCAATTTGGGCTATTCCGGCTCTGCAGGACGATATCGAGCACCTGCAGGTGATCACCTTCCGGTTGGCATTTGAACTGGCCGAAGTGGCGGGCTGCGAGGCTGAAATCAAAGCCGATAAAGCGGCCTTACAGTCTGCCGGTTACGCATTGGCTGCCGAGCGTCCATCTCGTTTCACCGCGTTACTCCTTACGCTTGCCGGCAATAACCCGGACGGTGCCGGAACCAGCTCGCTCAATGAAGCTCTCATCGGGTCGGAGAATCCTGCTGACTGGCCTTTGCTTGACGATATTCATGCCGTGAAATTGATGCGTCTTATTCGCGTTTTGCGTCGGCTGCGTGAACTGCAGAGGGATTTACCTGTAACCGGGGAGGCCGTCTGA
- a CDS encoding Protein of uncharacterised function (DUF2786): MSHSQRQVRLVKLVRKLLELARSNSNAHEAGLALARAQKLMEKYGISELEASLSSIQTAPSQGAPSEAKQKLPEWMSGLAWAIARAFGCRLYFSWRDTPSGQRRNVTFYGFSERPAVAAYAFDVLSRQLKDATADYLKTQNKRLKMSTRRARAEQFRAGWVAGVRRVITTFTVTEQECDLMGTWLENQKMGELKTRAPKACRGDDIARLRGYEAGQNARLHQGVQSDGPVAIAHRIGGE, from the coding sequence ATGAGTCATTCACAACGACAAGTGCGCCTGGTGAAACTGGTGCGCAAACTCCTCGAACTGGCCCGCAGCAACAGCAATGCCCATGAGGCAGGGCTGGCGTTAGCCCGGGCGCAAAAGCTGATGGAGAAATACGGCATCAGCGAGCTGGAAGCCAGCCTGTCATCTATCCAGACGGCACCGAGCCAGGGAGCTCCTTCCGAAGCGAAACAAAAACTGCCCGAATGGATGTCTGGATTGGCGTGGGCAATTGCCCGCGCCTTTGGATGTCGTTTGTATTTTTCATGGCGGGATACCCCTTCTGGCCAGCGTCGCAATGTGACGTTCTATGGCTTCAGTGAGAGGCCGGCCGTTGCTGCCTATGCGTTTGATGTGCTGAGCCGGCAGCTGAAAGATGCGACTGCAGACTACCTGAAAACCCAGAATAAGCGCCTGAAAATGAGTACGCGCCGTGCACGGGCAGAGCAGTTTCGTGCCGGCTGGGTTGCCGGCGTCCGGAGAGTTATCACGACGTTTACCGTGACTGAACAGGAATGTGACCTGATGGGGACCTGGCTGGAAAATCAAAAGATGGGCGAGCTGAAGACGCGCGCTCCGAAGGCCTGCCGCGGTGATGATATTGCCCGTTTACGTGGATACGAGGCAGGTCAGAACGCCCGATTGCATCAAGGGGTTCAGAGTGACGGGCCTGTGGCCATCGCACATAGGATTGGGGGGGAATAG
- a CDS encoding Protein of uncharacterised function (DUF2857) — MSNSLSQATNSLLTQLVMELKSGYIRRCESLGLTTEEMQLLHGLTIEDLHYLMNSSVSVLTFQIHHENFSLMLQHARREQQRMQRIDRALALGGSIEMMQHYFGLSTVEVAARRRMTGINIRQGRCAALSDDENAALWRQWQKADIDDVSSADGLDVMMLAAEQMDVSLTAVWHAVRSFDAPQTATARKAIQAVRTPRGTAGGNARRLA, encoded by the coding sequence ATGAGTAATAGCTTATCGCAGGCAACGAACAGCCTGCTCACACAGTTGGTGATGGAGTTGAAATCAGGCTATATCCGCCGCTGTGAGTCCCTGGGGCTGACCACGGAAGAGATGCAACTGCTGCACGGTCTGACCATTGAAGACCTCCATTACCTGATGAACAGCTCGGTATCGGTGCTGACCTTTCAAATCCATCACGAGAATTTCTCATTGATGTTGCAACACGCACGCCGTGAACAACAGCGCATGCAGCGGATTGACCGGGCTTTGGCGTTGGGGGGCTCTATCGAAATGATGCAGCACTATTTTGGCCTCTCTACCGTCGAAGTTGCCGCCCGCCGGCGCATGACGGGTATCAACATTCGCCAGGGGCGTTGTGCGGCGCTTAGCGACGACGAGAACGCGGCATTGTGGCGCCAGTGGCAAAAAGCGGACATCGATGACGTCTCCAGTGCAGATGGACTGGACGTCATGATGCTGGCTGCCGAGCAGATGGATGTTTCTCTGACGGCGGTCTGGCACGCCGTCCGCAGCTTCGATGCTCCGCAGACTGCTACCGCCAGAAAAGCCATTCAGGCCGTGCGTACGCCACGTGGTACGGCGGGAGGAAATGCAAGGAGGCTGGCATGA